The Nicotiana tabacum cultivar K326 chromosome 14, ASM71507v2, whole genome shotgun sequence genome contains a region encoding:
- the LOC107829097 gene encoding syntaxin-81-like: MSKIRDRTEDFKDAARRSALSLGYDESKTAVLLASFIMHKPRQRSGFTRAALKTLESIGALEQFLMKHKKDYVDLHRTTEQERDSIEHEVTVFVKSCKEQIDVLKNSINEEDAHSKGWLGFKGDNLNADTIAHKHGVVLILSEKLHSVTSQFDKLRAIRFQDAINRVTPRRKRKNSTKSNAAEASVSSSFDPDMKRDSEIRDSDISQAAPIRVQEQLLDNETRALQVELNSLLDYVQETETKMVEMSALNHLMSTHVLQQAQQIELLYEQAVEATKNVELGNKELSQAIQRNSSSRTFLLLFLFVLTFSILFLDWYS, from the exons ATGTCAAAAATTAGAGACAGAACAGAAGATTTTAAAGATGCTGCACGTCGTTCGGCATTGTCTTTGGGATATGATGAG TCCAAAACAGCTGTGTTATTGGCATCTTTTATCATGCATAAACCTCGGCAAAGGTCAGGATTCACTAGAGCTGCGCTTAAAACG CTGGAGAGCATTGGAGCTCTAGAGCAATTTTTGATGAAACACAAAAAGGATTATGTTGATTTGCACCGTACAACAGAACAAGAGAGGGATAGCATTGAGCATGAA GTTACTGTTTTTGTAAAATCATGCAAAGAGCAGATAGATGTTCTCAAGAATAGTATAAATGAGGAAGATGCACATTCAAAGGGATGGCTTGGATTCAAGGGTGACAATCTGAATGCTGATACTATAGCACACAAGCATGGAGTG GTTTTAATTTTAAGTGAAAAGCTTCACTCGGTCACGTCACAGTTTGACAAGTTGCGGGCAATACGCTTTCAAGATGCTATTAACCGAGTAACACCAAGAAGGAAACGGAAGAACTCTACTAAATCAAATGCTGCAGAGGCCTCTGTGTCTAGTAGTTTCGACCCCGACATGAAAAGGGACTCAGAGATCAGGGACTCTGATATATCACAAGCAGCACCTATTAGAGTCCAAGAACAACTTTTGGACAATGAAACACGTGCCCTCCAG GTAGAGCTGAACAGTCTCCTGGATTATGTTCAAGAAACAGAAACAAAGATGGTGGAAATGTCTGCGTTGAACCATCTTATGTCAACTCATGTTTTGCAACAGGCCCAACAGATAGAGCTATTATATGAGCAG GCAGTTGAAGCAACCAAGAATGTGGAACTTGGTAACAAAGAACTGTCACAAGCCATTCAACGGAACAGCAGTAGCAGAACTTTTCTTTTGCTCTTTCTGTTTGTGCTTACATTTTCAATCCTCTTCCTTGATTGGTATAGTTAA